CCCCACAAGAGACGAGAAATCCGGCAGATAGGCCCGGCGCGGGAACGCTTGATAGTCGGGTTCGATCCCGGCCCCTGCCTGCCACCATGGGTTATCGAGCCGTAAACGATATTCTATTTCTTTTTCAGATACTTGCAGCATACGAACCCTATAAGGGCAAAACAATGAACAAAGAGTTGTCAAATAAGATCAAAACATTAACCTTGCTAGACAATTAGCAAAAAAAACTTTACAAATCAAGACATTACGATTGCATGAAACAAATAGTTTTTACAGATTGCGCTCTTGACCCGCTCATCCGACATCTTGAGAAACAGCAGATAGGTCAACTGTCAGGCCCTTTCCGAGGCCGAGAGGATCTAATAGCTTTGCCTCGTTCATACTTTTTCCTTCTTATCTGTGTTGCGCAGTATAAGCTGGCCGGAAAAGGCCTTGCTCAGAATTGATTGGCGCAGACGTTCAGCCCGTTTGAGGTTGGCCTCGACCTGGGCCTCGATTTCGCGGGTCAGGGAGAGGCGGCGGTCGACTTCGGCGACGATGCGGTGTTGTTCGGCGAGGGGCGGGAGTGGAATCACGATTTGTCTCAATCCTGCTAGTGGAACAGTTTTTTGGGCTGTTCCTGTTGCTATCGCAGTTGCTTGCCTAAATACGTAATTCGAAGCCATCGCAAAAGTGAGATAGTCCATCGGAGAATTTTCATGCGGGCGTAGTATAGCCATGTGGCGCTGAATACTAAAGCGTTTTTCGGTTGTGACCCGAACAGGAATGCCATAGCTCCCCACCAAAGTATATAACAGGTCTCCTTGTTTCGGTTGGCGATTGGGATCAAGAGATTGGTAATAGTCTTCCGCTACATGGCGCGTATTAGAAAAATCAATTTTGCCGCTACGAACATTACCAATTACAATAAATGGAATTCCTTGATCAGTTTGCGGCGGCGGTTGGTGATCGCCGTCAGTAAGGTGTGCAATTAGTTGCTCGACAGTCGCCCACACCCATCCCTCCGGCAATTCAGGCAGGTCGCTGGTGTCGGGCGGGGCAGGTTCCTTGTATTTTCCTTTGCCTTGCCACTGGCTGCGACGGGTTTCGAGGATGCGTTGCAGAAGGTGCTCCCCGGTTTCAAGGTCGCGGCCTTGGCGGCGGGCGGCCGCTCCCGGCGTCCTGCCTTCCGCGGCACTGGCGCGTCCCTGTGCGGCGAGTTCGGCTTCGGTTTCAACCAGGCGTCCTTCGACAGCGGCTTTGAGTACGGCGGCTTTGTAGCGTTTGAGGTTGGCCTTGACGCGCTTGAGATTGGTAACGGCTTCATCAAGCCGGGAGAATTGTTTTTCGATTTCCGCAACGATGCGTTTTTGTTGTTCAGGCGGAGGCAGAGGAATTTCGCACTCTTTCAAATAGGGAGTTGTAACACGCCGTTGACCAACAGCACCGGTCATGTATCGTTCTGCTTCGCCACGAAAATTTTTACTAGAAACGTAGTAATAGATGTATCTGGCGTCGATACCTTCTCGGGGACGTAATACATGAAACTCTGTTGAACCAAAACCGAGATCATTTTTTAGTTTAGGCACGATAGCCATTTTCCCGTTTTCCATACACGGCGTAATTTTAGCAAACAGAACATCTCCTTCTTGGAATGGAGTGAAACCTTTTTTAACTTCTCCGAATAAGCGTTCTCCACTTACATCTATTGATCCATCTGCCGCCCCAACAGCTGGCATCGGGACAAACGAGACATTTAGGGCATCGGAAATACCAGCTTTGTTGATGCGAGGATTCACATCAGCGATGTCTTCTATTGTTGAAACTGTCCAGCCGACAGGAAGTTGTTTGTTATCCACTCTCACGCCGCCAAAGCCTCATTCAACTCTCCAATCATCGCATTCAACTCCTCACCAAAAAGCTGATACACCTTACCCAATCCACCTTCCTGGGCAAAAGGCGCATATCCGAAATCGGTCGCTCCAGGCGTCCATGCCTCCCGCGACACGAATACGTCCTGGATGTCGTCCGTCTCAATACCGAGATTGGCGGTAATATGCTCGCGGATCATATCGGAGACCCATGGAAAACACATACGAAAATCCATATGATGTTTTTGGACAGAGAAAACATCATATGGGATATTTTGTTTCATCTTCATGCTATCTCTTCATCATATGCAAAAAACAACTCACTTTGCGGGCAAATCAAAGAGGGATTTTTCGTCTAATCCGTGATATATTTAAACCATGCAAACGAAAAGCTTGAAAGAAACCAATCCTTATCTGAAAGCCCCGGTAACCCGGGAAAAAGGTTTGTGGTCCAGCGTGTCGTCATCATCGGCGATCGAAGGCGTCCATGTCACCAGAGAGAAGGTCACCGGCACGACGGTTACTTCTCCTCGTAAGCCTGAAGAGTCCGGTCAATCACCGCGCTGAAAAATTCTCCCATGGGTTGATAATCCCTATCCATTCCCTTGCGTACAGCCGCAAAATACTCCTCTTTTCTTTCCCCCTCGAACTCACTGAAATCCAAGGGCGGCAATCCCGCCTGCAGGGCCATAAGCATTGCCAGAAGCCGGGACAGTCTGCCGTTTCCTTCGCGGAACGGGTGGATCAATAATAATTCGGTGTGCACAATTGCCAGGGCCTGGATCTGCTCCTCTCGATCTGCAAAGGTGCAGGGCGTAAATCGGCGCAACTCATTTTTCTCGAAATCCGCCATCAGTTGCGGGATGACTCTGGGCAAGGCAAAAGTAAACCCGCCTTTGCTGATGGTTACCTGCCGATATTTCCCAGCCCACTCATAGACCGGACCAAGCCAGTTGCGATGCATATTGCAGATGTCGCCAGCGGTGAATTGATGATCCTGATCGAAGATCTCGGTCATTTGTTCCGTGACCCGGTAGAGTTCTCTTGTTTCTAACTCTTCAATCTCCTGCTTGTCTTTTATATGGAGAAGATTTTTGAGAACAAGTCCCCCGGATCCTGCCTCATATTGATCCTCAATGAAGCCGTCGGTTTT
This region of Desulfobulbaceae bacterium DB1 genomic DNA includes:
- a CDS encoding cell filamentation protein Fic, which gives rise to MRPWRPSMKKSGRYKTDGFIEDQYEAGSGGLVLKNLLHIKDKQEIEELETRELYRVTEQMTEIFDQDHQFTAGDICNMHRNWLGPVYEWAGKYRQVTISKGGFTFALPRVIPQLMADFEKNELRRFTPCTFADREEQIQALAIVHTELLLIHPFREGNGRLSRLLAMLMALQAGLPPLDFSEFEGERKEEYFAAVRKGMDRDYQPMGEFFSAVIDRTLQAYEEK